The Quercus lobata isolate SW786 chromosome 9, ValleyOak3.0 Primary Assembly, whole genome shotgun sequence region AATTTGAACAGTTAATCAAGTTTTgggatgcaattttttttttatacaagatagaatttctactctagtctaatctaagtatatatatgtgtgaagctcccttttagagacttgaactcTGACCTTTGCCCTCACATCCTATAAatacttatatttgtggagtgaccaccacaCCAAAGGCGTGCAATGGTGTGGTGTAGGCACACGAAGTTTAGGGTGGTTTTCTATGACTAACCCTTAAAAAATgtttgagtttctttttttgttttttgttttgttttattttattttatgagataaattttttttcccctagtTACTAAAACATATTGCGTAGTAGGCATATTGAGGATttaaaaaacaatacaaaaaaccaaacaaaaacaaaaactagaaaagataaagaaagagttaaattTGTATTGTAATGGAATACTATTTGTCACAACTTATATGATAtccgaaaaaattagttataatttgAGCTTTTTGTAATCATctaaataacttaaattgacttaattaaaattaatacacaAGTTTGGGTTGGTTTTCTATGACTAAccctaaaaaatattgagtttctttttttgttttattttattttatgaggtAAGatgcgccccccccccccccccccgccgcAAGTTACTGAACCATATTAAGTAGTAAGCAcattgaatattaaaaaaaaaaaaaaaatcagaaacaaaaaaagtaaagcATGTCTTAAATTTGTATTGTATATAATGCTATTTGTCACAACTTATATGATATCTGATATCTGAAAAGATTAGTTATAATTAGAGCTATTTGTAATTGTGTAAATAACTTAGATTGACTTAATTGATACACAACCAATGTACGACCCAACAATTGTTTACATCAATGTTATGAATTCTATTTCTACTGAGTGAAATGGACGGAAAATCTCATATTGGTATGCAAACTAGAACGGTAACTACTCAATTCCACCTCAGACCAAATTTCAGCCCATTCTGGAttgtttcaattaattttggtCAATACCAGCTGAAATTAAAAACCTGGCCAGTATGCATTTTGTGCTGAATCTAGTGATATATATGAGGTTATGAacagataaataaataaagcaaagaACTTAATAAGATGAAGTGAGCCACAATGAAAGAAAGAACTAAACCAAACAATGCGATGTgagggaaagaagaaaaaaaaatcaagaataatGAAGCCTCAAGAGTAGGTGATCATGAGAGGACAAAAGAAATAAGTTGACTATGTGAACTTGTGAAGTGCTTTTACGAGGGTGGATTGGGAAATGGGTAAAGTGAGTTACTAGGAACTTCCAAGAAGGTTTCTTCTTTACAAATACCCCCacatgttagttttttttttaatttttttaataatagaaaTTTGTTAATAACAATATGCTCACttgagatttttctttaaaaaaatatatgaaattcattattttatataaaaacaatatatatacatatagcaataaatttgaaactacaAGTAGAAATagagtatcaaaattttttgttataatggaCAAACTGGAATAAGGTTCAAAATGATATTCATAACATTTGTTTACGTAATGCCTTCATAATTCAAATCATTAGTTGCAAATCTATGCGTTAAGCGTGATAATTTTTTCCCGAGtgatttcaatatatatatatatatatatatatatatatattaaaccttacataacacttttttttaaacctttacacacacacacacacacatattataATGTGAATCTTTACATATATCTTTaagtaaattatatatattccaCTTCATTAGATGCGTAAAACCATAGAGTACTACTTCATGCTGATAGttgctaattaattttttttttttttaataatgtcaTTTATAACGCTTCTTACCATTATATGTTTACTAACTGATGATTTGCATAATAAAGACGTTAAATGAAAGACAACATCgttcattagattttcaaaaagtaACGGtgtatgaaatatatatatatatatatatataaggttaatgaaatgtcaaaaaaaagattttaaattttctaaatttattttttatgtaatttctattattattggAGAACATCACTTTTTGTGTTATGATTGGAAATATGGTTTTCATGATTaaagtttgattagttttaagtttaaatttagtactatgattgtatttaattttttattattaatttagtgTTTGAAGTGAACgtaacaatttatttttctacactctaaagtttttaatattctttGTGTGGacatctctattttattttttacttctccttaTAGCCTCTTTACTATCTCTCTCCATTGGCAACCTATCGGTTTCCAAAACTTGATGATGATTCTATGgcattaaatatgcattattagtttctttatgttatatttggtttaatatcctcattaatttttttatttaactatttcTAAATTGACATTTGTTTTGTATTCCATTTTTCCTTTAATGTATTAGTTGTGAGAATGAGTATTTCCCTAGCATTACTCAACTTTATGAGGATAActttatttatcaaatttaagtaaaatattaaatgtttaattttttaatataaaaaaggagaggaaatataaataatgtaatgatatggaggatgtagctaaatttaaatgttgaataaattaatatgggaattgggaagaaaaaaaagtaaaaataaaagatataacaataaaaaccGAATTATCAAAAGTATACTatgtaatatataataataattttttatatactatctttaattctttataatgcaatatgatatcATTCAACAATcaaagtgaacaaaaaaaaaatcaccataaaacacaaaactaattCGCACCAAcctaaaataaagttataaaaaacacaaaaatttatcaacctaaaacaaatatgcaagaaaaattaaaaaaattcaccaaaaaaatgagagagaaataaatatatatatatatatatatattttttttttgtgagggaaaattgtgcatagaatggaagagtgaatgacaaatttatgctaagaggatgataataagaagaaacaaaataaaagaagataaaggaaaagagaaagagtaATATTAAGGTAGGGgtttggggagatgaaaaggtaaagggaACAAGAAAagttggagaaagtgtaaaatattaaattttttatttttttaaataaaaaagatgagaaaatataaataatttaaagatATGTAGGATCTCATCTACTTtcaatgttgaataaaataagacgagaagaagaaaaaaagcaaaaataaaggatgtaacaataaacactaaattatcaaaatcatgctacgtaatagaataatattattttttatatactttctttaattctttataatgcaataataggataacatttaacaatcaaaaaaaaaaaaaaaaaaaccttaaaacacaaaaataaatctcatcaacccaaattagagttctaaaataacacaaaaatttatctacctaaagcagagatgcaagaaaaataaaaagatccaccaaaaaattgagagagagagagagagagagaaagagagagagagagagatataacttttttttgtgggggaaaactatgcaaagaatggaaGGGAGGatgataaatttatagtaaggagatgtaaataaaaaaaaaaaaagacaaaataaaagaagacaaagagaaagatgaatagtGATATTACAGTaaagggtagtggggagataaaattgtaagagagagagagagagagagagaaaggttaaagaatatgtaaatattaaataataaaaaaagtgaatgttaaaaaaaaatataagaaaattggaaaaaaagaaaaagaaaaaagataatgacatgGACACTAATGTGGTTTaactcctgatgatagctctttaccagttgagttaattaAAACTCaccagcttttagatatatatatatatatatatatattacagtAAAGTACCAAAAATCAACGGACTATCAACtagttttcatgtttttttttttttttttttgagctataGTTTTCACTAGTTAAAGGTTACAAATTAAGAAGTAATACTATATTGTATATAGTTAGAGCTTGCGAAGATATATGTACCTGCATCAGAACACCTAAAGTAACCACAAAAGCGTAAGGAATAGGTTCAACACCAATCCATTCCTCATCCTTGAAGACTTCAAGCCCATATACATCACTTTGAAGAAGAATATTAATGACAATAGGGTCTCTATGTTTGCATAAACCCAAGGTTAAACTTGGGTCTGGGCATGGTGGATAGTGATTGACCAACACTACTTGATTTTCACAAAGTTCACTGCTAAAATGATCGGGGTTGAGTCCCAAGCCTTGAGCAATGAACTCCAAAATCCTAAAGACCACCTTCCTTAATTCAGCTGTATATGTCGCAACAACTTCTCTGAAAAAGGTTACATGAAACATCATCATGTTGTTCATTTCTGTTCTTATGTGTATATCAAGCCACTACTTGGAagggtaaaaactaaaaagcatGAAAGAACAAATTAACATGTCTATGACTATGAGGATTTACCGATATTTAGGTGGCTTTTCAGGCCAAAATTGGATGTATTTCTCTAGAGGATTACAATGGTGGAACAATCCATCCCTCCAGAAGTGATACTTTTCAGTTGCATAATTATGACTGCTTGTATACATGTAGCAGCTCTTATCGGGGTCCTTCGAAGTTTCGATTGCCTTGTCCTCGGCAGATAATGCATGAAACTCCTTAAAAACACCCATGGCCTCATCTATTAAGTTGCTAGGGACTCCATGGTTGATCACCTATTACATGGTACAAATCATAGCATAACACAAATgtatcaaatatgaaaaaagttACCAAGCATCACTCGGGAATAAATCATTGTCtgataaaagaataaaagaaaagatgtgTGGGTGGAACCTGAAACATTCCAAACTCTTGGCTAGCTTCCAAAATCTGTTGAAGTATATCGGTTTGATCATGAGCCCCAAGATCAACCACTGGAATATTTTTGCCTAGAGGGAGCATCCCTGGTCTATCTTCTGGTGGGAGTATATACGATTCTGGCAAGGATCGATCGTTGTACCAGCTTGAAACAAGGTGCTCCATGGCTTTACAACCCAAATCGCTAAGGAATAAGGAAATGTCTATGATGTGAATTAAGGGAACATCGACCACAAATATATAAGTCAATAAAAAGCTTCAACTAAAAGTTGTTGACTAAAAGAACCATAATACAATgtacacacattttttttcttcctaatgTCACTATCTAAACTATAGAGCATCATTCTATCATATAATATCACGACAAAAAGTATAGGCTCCATTGGTATTCTCTATGATGAAGAATTGTTTAAAGTCTACGAAAAATTATCACTCCATGGGCGCCTTTGGTTTCGTAAccattatgattttttatttcatagatCACATGCCATActtaaataatgaaataaatccTAATCAAGCATGTGAAAAAGATTTCTATCATTAAATAACAAActtcaataataaaattttattaaaataaacttttcaACTTTTGGTAGATAGCTTGTAGCTGtcaaaactaaaagaaatataCCGTGTGATTGTGAATATAAGACAACTTATATCAGGTCCAATTATCAAAGATTTTAAAATGAACAAGGTTTTCTTCTAAATCAGTTTGAAGAAATCTCTTTCTACAatacacaaaaatttataagactatctacatttaaacaagttacaaaaataattaaaaaattttataaaaaaaattaaaaatatcatatgactaaaatgtaagaaaaatataaggaaaaaaaataatatttgagatTAAATCAAGTAGACCAAGTGCAAAATGGAAGAGAAAACTTATCGATGGTTGGGAATTGAGGCATGGAACTTAATCCACTGTCCTAAAAAGTGATTTCACCCTATTAAATGCAGTTTATTCTTGGTGCATTATGGCTACAGAGATCACCCCCAAGATTCACCAGTACGCTTTGGTTCTATGTGCTCATATACCAAAACTTTGAACTCATCTTAATGCCCAAAGGAATGAAGGAACTCGtgatagagatagagaaaacATGTTA contains the following coding sequences:
- the LOC115961041 gene encoding hyoscyamine 6-dioxygenase-like; protein product: MEHLVSSWYNDRSLPESYILPPEDRPGMLPLGKNIPVVDLGAHDQTDILQQILEASQEFGMFQVINHGVPSNLIDEAMGVFKEFHALSAEDKAIETSKDPDKSCYMYTSSHNYATEKYHFWRDGLFHHCNPLEKYIQFWPEKPPKYREVVATYTAELRKVVFRILEFIAQGLGLNPDHFSSELCENQVVLVNHYPPCPDPSLTLGLCKHRDPIVINILLQSDVYGLEVFKDEEWIGVEPIPYAFVVTLGVLMQIISNGKLKGAVHRVVTNSNLARTTATFGLHPLYETLIEPAEALVDASNPALCKSFSYKDFMIKYRAAASYGTALEEFLSGTPD